The Streptomyces durmitorensis genome contains the following window.
GCGCGCCCGGCAGCGACTTGAGCAGCCGGGCCGGGCTTGCGAGGGCGTTGGCGGCGCCGACGCAGATGAGGAGACCGGCCAGGCGCACCCCGTCGTAGAGCGCGAAGAGCAGTCCCTCGGCCGTCACCCGGCCCCCGATCCGCACGCCCTTCGCCCAGTCGGGCAGCGGCACCTCGGGGAGCGTCACGACGACATGGCTGCCGGGGATGGGGGAGCCGAGGACGACGGCGAAGACGAGCCGGATCGCGATCACGAAGAGGCCCAGCTTCACGAAGGCCCCGTACGACCTGGCCCACGGGGCGGACGTCCTGCGCGCCGCGACGACATAGCCCGCGACCCCGATGAGGAGACCGAGCAGCAGGGGATTGGTGGTCCGGGACGCGGCGACGCCGAGCCCGAGCGCCCACACCCACCAGGCGCCCGGGTGCAGCGCGTTGCTCCGGTGCGCCTCGGGGGCCAGACGCCTCCGCAGCGCACCGGGAGCGGTGCTCGGGTGATCGTTCATCGTGCGGGTCAGCCGCGTCGGCGGCGTGCCTGCCAGACGGCGGCACCGCCGAGCAGGGCGATGGCGGCCACGCCCGCGATCAGGCCGACGGAGGGGCCACCGGAGTCGCCCTTCTCCTCGCCGGACTCGCTCGACTCGCCCGCGGTCGGCTTCTTCTCCGCCTTCTCGGACTGCCCGTTGCCCGCGACCTGCTCCCCGCAGCCCGACTTCGGGTAGTCCGCGATGGCGCACAGCAGGGCGTTGCTGTCGTAGCGCAGCGGCTTGGCGACCGCGGCAAGGGCGTCCGCGCTCGTCGCGTCGTCGGCCACCTGCGCGCAGGCGGTACGCGGCTTCGGCGGACTCTCGCCGTCGGGGGCGTCACCCGGCGTGCCGAAGTCGACGACCAGGGCGATCCGCTTGCGGTCGTCCTTGGCGGGGGTCTTGGCGCAGATGGCGTCGAAGTCCGCGGCGCCGCGCGGCTTCGCGGCGTCCTTCGAGTCCTCGGACACGGAGAACCGGAAGCCCTGGACGGCACCGTCGTCGGGGTGGGCGGTGCTCGGCCCCTGACTCGCGTACGCCCACTTCGCGCCGTCCCGGTCCCAGAAGGACCAGTAGCGGTAGCCGGCGGCCTGGGCGGGGGCGGCGGCGAGGACACCGAACAGGGCGGCGAGAAGCGCCCCGATCACCAGGCGTCCGCACCGCGCGCGACCCCGCGTCACAGCTGCTGCTTCTTCTTGTTGCCGCTGTACAGGAAGCCGATGCCGATACCGGCGACCATGCCGACGCCGATGATCCACCAGATGCTCACGCCGCTGCCGTCGTCGCTGTCCTTCTTCTCGTCGGCGGCCTGGTCGGTCGCCTGCGGGGCCGGACCCTGCGCGTTGAGCTGCTTGACCAGGTCAGCGCCGCCGAAGTCGCGCGGGTCCATGCCCGCGGCGTGGGCGGCGAAGATCAGCTGGGCGTAGGCGGCGGGGCCTGACTTCTTGGCCCACTCGGCCGAGTTCTTCGCCAGCCACTGGGCCGACTTCTCGGCCTGCTTCTGCTGGCCGGCCGCGGCGAGCGCGAGCACGGAGTCCGCGGTGTTGCCCACGTCCGGCGGGACCTTGGTGCCGGGCAACGCCGACATCAGGTGGTCGTCGGTCTTGGCGAGGGTCTTCAGGAGGTAACCGGTGCCGTTCGCCGCAGCCTGCTCGGCGGTGTCCGCCTTCGCGCACTTCGGAGTGGCGGCCTCCTTATTGGCCGGGTCCACGATCAGGCCCTTGCCGTGGGCGCCGAGGACACCGGCCGCCGTGGCGTCCGCGTTCGGAAAGAGCTTGCCCGTCTTCATGTCGGCGAGGCCGAAGGCGCCGCCGTCCTTGCCGCAGCTCATCGAGAGGGCGGGCAGCGCGTCGTACGGGGACTTGCCGTCCTGGTTCTTCACCGACTGCGGCTTCTCGCCCGCCGCGGTCAGTGCGCCGATCACGATGCCGGTGGAGTTGGCGTCGGAGTCCATGCCGGGGCCGTAGCCCCAGCCGCCGTCCTTGTTCTGCACCGACTTCAGCCAGCCGACGCTCTTCTTGACGGCCTTGTCCTGACCGCCGAGCGCGGCGAGCGCCTGCACGGCGGACGCCGTCGCGTTGCTGTCGAACATCGTCTTGGAGTCGCACGGCTCGCCCGCGTCGGCGCGGTACGCGGCGAAGCCACCACTCGCGCACTGCTGGCCCGTGAGCCAGTCGACGGACTTCGCCGCGGGCTTCACACCGGCCGAGTCCTGGGCGAGCAGGGCGTACGACTGCCGGAACACCCCGTCGAACTTGGGGTCCGCGTCGCCGTACAGACCGGAAGGAAGGGCGGCGGAGGGCGACGGTGACGCACTCTCCGCGAAGGCGGCCGGGGCGGCGGCCGAACCGAACACGGCGACGGCGGCCAGGACCGCTGCGCTGCGGCGAACGTTCATGATGCGGCGGGTGCCTCTCCCTGCGGGGAGCGGGGCAGCACGGGCGCGTAGCGGGCACGGGCACCGGGCGGCTCCGGCTCCGTATACCTCGACGGTGCCGGTCGCCGGAGGTTCCGACGACGCGAGCCGGTCACGCTTCGTACCGGGCATTCCGGCTCACCGCTCGACGCGGTATACGGCTGCGGGTCAGCGCCGGATTCGCACCGGCTTCCCCCCGTACGGGCATGATGACGACGGGGCCACTCTACCGGCCCGTAGGGGGAGCGGCCCGGGGCGCCCGGCCCCCGGCAGGAGGGGCCCACGTCCCGGCCGGAGGTCACACCGCCCGGTACCGCACCGGATCGTTGCCCACCGCCTCCGCGCGCCCCAGCTTCACCAGGCGCCGCACATGGGCCTCGGCCTCGGAGACGGCGATGTTCCGTGAGCCGTAGCGGATCTCGGCCCAGGGGCGGTTCCACTCCATCTGCTCGGCGAGCTGCCAGGGCGTGAGGGGCTCGGCGAGGAGGGCGAGCAGGTCGGTGAGGCGCTCCTCGTGGTGGGCCAGGATCTCCCGCACGCGGGCCGGGGCGTCCGTGAACGCGTACTGGTGGGCGGGCAGCACCTCGGCGACCCCCAGGCGGCCGATGCGCTCAAGGGAGTCGATGTAGTCGCCGAGCGGATCCGTGACGGTCTCGTCGT
Protein-coding sequences here:
- a CDS encoding SCO2322 family protein, which produces MTRGRARCGRLVIGALLAALFGVLAAAPAQAAGYRYWSFWDRDGAKWAYASQGPSTAHPDDGAVQGFRFSVSEDSKDAAKPRGAADFDAICAKTPAKDDRKRIALVVDFGTPGDAPDGESPPKPRTACAQVADDATSADALAAVAKPLRYDSNALLCAIADYPKSGCGEQVAGNGQSEKAEKKPTAGESSESGEEKGDSGGPSVGLIAGVAAIALLGGAAVWQARRRRG
- a CDS encoding prenyltransferase/squalene oxidase repeat-containing protein, coding for MNVRRSAAVLAAVAVFGSAAAPAAFAESASPSPSAALPSGLYGDADPKFDGVFRQSYALLAQDSAGVKPAAKSVDWLTGQQCASGGFAAYRADAGEPCDSKTMFDSNATASAVQALAALGGQDKAVKKSVGWLKSVQNKDGGWGYGPGMDSDANSTGIVIGALTAAGEKPQSVKNQDGKSPYDALPALSMSCGKDGGAFGLADMKTGKLFPNADATAAGVLGAHGKGLIVDPANKEAATPKCAKADTAEQAAANGTGYLLKTLAKTDDHLMSALPGTKVPPDVGNTADSVLALAAAGQQKQAEKSAQWLAKNSAEWAKKSGPAAYAQLIFAAHAAGMDPRDFGGADLVKQLNAQGPAPQATDQAADEKKDSDDGSGVSIWWIIGVGMVAGIGIGFLYSGNKKKQQL